From the Acidovorax sp. NCPPB 3576 genome, the window CGCCGGTCCACAGGCCATGGCCGGCATACACCGTGAGCCAGCCCGTGAAGGCGCCCGCGACCATGATCCCTTCGATGCCCAGGTTCAGCACGCCTGCGCGCTCGCACAGCAGCACGCCCAGCGTGCCCAGGATGAGCGGCGTGGCCACCCGCAGCGTGGCGATCCAGAACGCCGGGTTGGCCAGGATGTCCATCAGCTCGGTCATACGGGCGGCGCCTTTTGTGCATTTGCTATTGATTTAATAGCATCGAGGGCAATAATTACTAGGGCATGGGGGCGATTCGGCTTGAAACCCGTCATGGCATGCTCCCGCATCACTTCCAGCGCACCCGGTACTGCGCGAGCAGCCCCGCCACCAGCACCGCGATCAGCGAGGCCGCCACGATCACGTCGGCGATGTAGGTGGGAACGCCCACCGCGCGGCTCATGCTGTCCGCCCCCACCAGCACCCCCGCCACGAAGACGCCCGCGGCCACCACGCCCAGCGGGTGCAGGCCCGCCAGCATGGCGATCACGATGCAGCTGTAGCCATAGCCCGGCGACATGTCCAGCGTCACGTAGCTGGTGCGGCCCGCCACCTCGATGGCGCCCGCCAGTCCCGCCAGCCCGCCCGACAGCAGTGCCACCAGCACCACCGTGCGCGTGATCGGCACGCCGGCGAACGCCGCCGCGCGCGCATTCGCCCCCGCGGCGCGGATCTGGAAACCCGGCACCGTGCGCGTGAGCAGTGCCCACAGCAGCACGGCCAGCCCCACGGCCCACAGCAGGCCGGTGTGCAGCCGCGTCTGCGGCACCAGGCGCGACAGTTCCAGCTCGCCTTGCAGCGCCACGCTTTGCGGCCAGCCAAGGGCGAGGGGGTCTTTCATCGGGCCATCGAGCAGGGCGGACACCAGCAGCAGCATCACGAAGTTCAGCAGCAGCGTGGTCACCACCTCATCGACCCCGAGCCGCGCCTTCATCAGCGCCGGCCCCAGCAGCAGCGCCGCCCCGGCCAGCGCGGCGGCCAGCATCATGAGCGGGAACAGCACCGGCACAGGCCACTGCAGGCCGGTTCCGCCGTGCATGCCCCCCACCGCCACCGCCGCGATCGCGCCGGCATACAGCTGGCCCTCCGCGCCAATGTTGAAGAGCCGCGCGCGGAACGCCACGGCCGCGGACAGCCCCGTCAGGATGAGCGGCGTGGCGCGCGTCAAGGTTTCGGTCAGCGCGAACACCGAGCCGAACGCGCCCTGCGCCAGCAGCGCGTAGGTGCGCCCCACCGGCGCGCCGGCCCACAGCACCAGCAGGGCGCTCACCAGCAGGGTGAAGGCCACCGCGCCGATCGGGGCCGCCACATAGGCCAGCGCCGAAGTGCGCTCGCGTTTTTCCAGTCTCATGGGGTGTCGCTTTCAGGGGCGGGCGCCACGGTGGCCGGTGCGGCGTCGGCGCTGCCGCGGGCCCCGCCGGGGTCTGCCCCGGCCATGGCCAGGCCGATGGCCTCGCGCGTCCAGCCCTCGGCGGGGCGGGCGTCGCTCAGGCGCCCGGCGTGCATCACGGCCACGCGGTCGCCCAGCGCCAGCACCTCGTCCAGGTCGTCGGAGATCAGCAGCACGGCCGCGCCGGCATCGCGTGCCGCCACTAGTTGCCGCTGCACGAACGTCACCGCGCCGATGTCCAGGCCCCAGGTGGGCTGGTGCGCCACGATCAGGCGGGGGGCCGGCTGCGTTCCGTCGCCCGGCGGCAGCAGGGCCCGGCCCAGGATGAGTTTTTGCATGTTGCCGCCCGACAGCGACCGCGCCGGCGCGTCCAGCCCGCCGCCGCGCACGTCGAACGTCTCGGCCACGCGGCGGGCATGCTGGCGCGCCA encodes:
- a CDS encoding ABC transporter permease, whose translation is MRLEKRERTSALAYVAAPIGAVAFTLLVSALLVLWAGAPVGRTYALLAQGAFGSVFALTETLTRATPLILTGLSAAVAFRARLFNIGAEGQLYAGAIAAVAVGGMHGGTGLQWPVPVLFPLMMLAAALAGAALLLGPALMKARLGVDEVVTTLLLNFVMLLLVSALLDGPMKDPLALGWPQSVALQGELELSRLVPQTRLHTGLLWAVGLAVLLWALLTRTVPGFQIRAAGANARAAAFAGVPITRTVVLVALLSGGLAGLAGAIEVAGRTSYVTLDMSPGYGYSCIVIAMLAGLHPLGVVAAGVFVAGVLVGADSMSRAVGVPTYIADVIVAASLIAVLVAGLLAQYRVRWK